From the Xenorhabdus ishibashii genome, one window contains:
- the nadR gene encoding multifunctional transcriptional regulator/nicotinamide-nucleotide adenylyltransferase/ribosylnicotinamide kinase NadR, which translates to MSQFDYLKEAIKQAGYTLQQVADASGMTKGYLSQLINNKIKSPSAHKLASLHQYLGLAYPVEKKTVGIVFGKFYPLHTGHIYLIQRASSQVDELHVVLCYDEVRDRELFINSSMSQQPTVSDRLRWLLQTFKYQKNIHIHAFDEQGMEPYPNGWKAWSQSVQSFLTAKNINLNYIYSSEAQDVPRYKEYFGIETVLIDPQRSFMNISGSQIRQAPFRYWEYIPTEVKPFFVRTVAILGGESSGKSTLVNKLANMFNTTSAWEYGREYVFSHLGGDEMALQYSDYDKIALGHAQYIDFSVKYANKVVFIDTDFVTTQAFCKRYEGKEHPFVQAMIDEYRFDLVILLENNTPWVADGLRSLGSEQDRKEFQHLLESLLKKNNIDYVCVNSPDYDQRFLHCVELVQQMLME; encoded by the coding sequence ATGAGTCAATTTGATTATTTAAAAGAGGCGATAAAACAGGCTGGTTACACCTTACAACAGGTTGCTGATGCCAGCGGAATGACCAAAGGCTACCTGAGCCAACTTATTAATAACAAGATAAAAAGTCCTAGTGCACACAAGTTGGCTTCTCTTCATCAATATTTAGGGTTAGCGTATCCCGTGGAAAAGAAAACAGTCGGAATTGTGTTTGGTAAATTTTACCCATTACATACTGGACACATTTATTTGATTCAACGAGCATCCAGTCAGGTTGATGAGTTACATGTTGTTCTTTGCTATGACGAAGTGCGAGATCGTGAACTATTCATCAACAGTTCAATGTCTCAACAACCTACTGTAAGTGACCGTCTGAGATGGTTGCTGCAAACATTCAAGTATCAGAAAAATATTCATATTCATGCATTTGATGAGCAAGGAATGGAGCCTTACCCAAATGGCTGGAAAGCGTGGAGTCAAAGTGTTCAGTCGTTTTTGACAGCAAAAAACATCAATCTTAATTACATCTATTCCAGCGAAGCACAGGATGTTCCTCGCTATAAAGAATATTTCGGTATTGAAACTGTGCTTATCGACCCACAACGCTCATTTATGAATATTAGTGGTAGCCAAATCCGTCAGGCTCCTTTCCGTTATTGGGAATATATTCCGACAGAAGTAAAGCCATTCTTTGTACGTACAGTGGCTATTCTCGGCGGAGAATCGAGCGGAAAATCCACATTAGTGAATAAACTGGCCAACATGTTTAACACGACCAGTGCATGGGAATATGGGCGTGAATACGTATTTTCCCATCTGGGAGGAGACGAAATGGCTTTGCAGTATTCAGATTATGATAAAATTGCATTAGGTCATGCTCAATACATTGATTTTTCAGTTAAATATGCCAATAAAGTTGTATTTATCGATACTGATTTTGTGACAACACAAGCATTTTGCAAACGCTACGAAGGAAAAGAACATCCTTTTGTACAGGCGATGATTGATGAATATCGCTTTGATTTAGTTATTCTTTTAGAAAACAACACACCGTGGGTTGCAGATGGTTTAAGAAGTTTGGGCAGCGAGCAAGATCGCAAAGAATTTCAACATTTGCTTGAAAGTTTGTTGAAAAAAAATAATATCGATTATGTTTGTGTCAATTCACCGGACTATGATCAACGTTTTCTACATTGTGTTGAATTAGTTCAACAGATGTTAATGGAATAA
- the serB gene encoding phosphoserine phosphatase has product MSNNLAYRYLPDELHKWPGLPLSLSGDEVMPLDYRAGDSGWLLYGRGLDKQRISEFQHRLGAAIVVVSSWRIDDYQVVRIAGSLSPRIKRQADECRLDVVPLGQIPRLRSPGLLVMDMDSTAIQIECIDEIARLAGVGDKVAEITERAMQGELDFSESLRERVAQLAGADASILQQVMETLPLMPGLTSLVRKLQSLDWHVAIASGGFTFFADNLRQQLRLFDAVANQLEIKNGKLTGKVKGPIVDAKYKATTLIRLAKTLNIPLSQTVAIGDGANDLKMIRKAGLGIAYHAKPKVYVQAKVAIRHADLMGVLCVLSGGLKHEER; this is encoded by the coding sequence ATGTCTAATAATCTGGCCTATCGCTATTTACCGGATGAGCTCCATAAATGGCCCGGATTACCCTTATCCCTCAGTGGTGATGAAGTCATGCCTTTGGATTACAGGGCAGGAGATAGCGGCTGGTTGCTGTATGGACGTGGTTTGGATAAACAGCGTATCAGCGAGTTCCAGCACCGATTGGGTGCCGCCATTGTGGTGGTTTCTTCATGGCGGATCGATGATTATCAGGTTGTCCGTATTGCCGGTAGCCTTTCGCCTCGCATTAAACGTCAGGCAGATGAGTGCCGTTTGGATGTCGTTCCCTTGGGGCAGATCCCCCGCCTCCGTTCACCTGGTTTATTGGTGATGGATATGGATTCTACCGCTATCCAGATTGAATGCATTGATGAAATTGCCCGTCTGGCCGGCGTTGGTGATAAAGTGGCGGAAATCACAGAGCGGGCGATGCAAGGCGAATTGGATTTTTCAGAAAGTCTGCGCGAGCGAGTTGCTCAGTTAGCAGGTGCCGATGCATCAATCTTGCAGCAGGTGATGGAAACACTTCCGCTTATGCCCGGGCTAACCAGTCTGGTTCGCAAATTACAGTCATTGGATTGGCATGTTGCGATTGCCTCCGGTGGTTTCACTTTCTTTGCCGATAATCTGCGCCAGCAGTTACGCCTTTTTGACGCAGTCGCTAATCAACTGGAAATAAAAAATGGCAAGCTGACCGGTAAGGTCAAAGGACCGATTGTCGATGCGAAATACAAGGCAACCACCCTGATAAGATTGGCAAAAACACTAAATATTCCTCTGAGCCAAACTGTCGCTATTGGAGATGGTGCCAATGATCTGAAAATGATCCGCAAGGCGGGGTTGGGGATCGCCTATCATGCTAAGCCAAAAGTTTACGTCCAGGCCAAAGTTGCTATCCGACATGCAGATTTAATGGGCGTCCTGTGTGTGTTGAGCGGTGGTTTGAAACACGAAGAACGCTAA
- the exbB gene encoding tonB-system energizer ExbB, giving the protein MRNLTASILLALGLTSSAWADTTPAPPENQAAAQVAAPATPASSAASQAIESTTDAPSTSDAQTITATETVTTEETVMAPIEEISDNLSGGFATDLSVWGMYQNADVVVKTVMVGLVIASVITWALFFSKGTELLMARRRLRKEQLTLAEAANLDVAVKIAADFGNRSVSRLLLNEAQSERALSADSIDKVGTKERTSFRMERAVAAISRHMGRGNGYLATIGAISPFVGLFGTVWGIMNSFIGIAHSQTTNLAVVAPGIAEALLATALGLVAAIPAVVIYNVFARVISSYRGQVGDMAAKAILLLGRDLDLAESRTEKAEAR; this is encoded by the coding sequence ATGCGTAATTTGACAGCTTCTATTCTATTGGCACTCGGATTAACAAGTTCAGCATGGGCTGATACGACACCAGCTCCGCCAGAAAATCAGGCTGCTGCTCAGGTAGCTGCTCCGGCAACACCAGCATCTTCCGCAGCTTCACAAGCGATTGAATCAACAACCGACGCACCATCAACTTCAGATGCGCAAACCATAACGGCTACAGAAACCGTGACGACTGAAGAAACGGTTATGGCACCCATTGAAGAAATTTCTGACAATCTGTCCGGTGGTTTTGCAACGGATCTGTCTGTTTGGGGCATGTACCAAAACGCAGATGTGGTAGTAAAAACTGTTATGGTGGGATTGGTGATCGCTTCTGTCATTACATGGGCATTGTTTTTCTCCAAAGGTACAGAACTCTTAATGGCTCGCCGCCGTTTACGTAAGGAGCAATTGACTTTGGCTGAGGCTGCCAATCTGGATGTGGCAGTGAAAATTGCCGCAGATTTTGGTAATCGCAGCGTCAGCCGTCTGTTATTGAATGAAGCACAGTCGGAGCGTGCTCTGTCTGCTGACAGCATTGACAAGGTTGGAACCAAAGAACGTACTTCGTTCCGCATGGAGCGAGCCGTCGCAGCAATTAGCCGTCATATGGGGCGTGGTAACGGTTACTTGGCGACCATTGGTGCCATTTCTCCATTTGTGGGACTGTTTGGTACTGTCTGGGGGATCATGAACAGTTTTATCGGCATTGCTCATTCACAAACGACTAACCTGGCCGTTGTTGCACCAGGGATAGCAGAAGCACTGTTAGCGACAGCATTGGGGCTGGTGGCTGCGATCCCTGCGGTAGTGATTTATAACGTCTTTGCCCGTGTTATTTCATCATACCGTGGTCAGGTGGGTGATATGGCAGCTAAGGCAATCTTGTTGCTGGGGCGTGATCTTGATTTGGCTGAAAGCAGAACAGAAAAAGCAGAAGCAAGGTAA
- a CDS encoding ATP-binding cassette domain-containing protein, which produces MNLNQFKSIEVINISYGLTGATVNHEMISNITFSIIPGEITLITGPKAATNRTMLSIASGMLQPDQGDVLINNNKLKLMNDTELGKFHHESSGFIFQDFNLFSELTLLDNLLLSTSYGLSLDREQAEKIAQKSLDIVKLGDKSRYYPGELSENEKQLAAMAKAIVRRPEYLFADDPTRNLESRAFQTFINIFKFIAHEQKGTVVIASQDRRLIQHADSVITLASGKATKTYESTLERRVLVS; this is translated from the coding sequence ATGAACTTGAATCAATTTAAATCGATTGAGGTTATCAATATTTCATATGGTTTAACTGGCGCTACAGTTAATCATGAAATGATTTCAAATATCACATTTTCTATTATACCAGGTGAAATTACTTTGATAACAGGGCCGAAGGCAGCGACTAACCGTACAATGTTGTCGATTGCATCGGGTATGTTACAACCAGATCAAGGAGATGTATTAATTAATAATAACAAGTTGAAACTAATGAATGATACAGAATTAGGAAAATTTCATCATGAAAGTAGCGGGTTTATTTTCCAAGACTTCAACTTATTTAGTGAACTTACTCTATTAGATAACTTGTTATTATCAACGTCTTATGGATTGTCACTTGACCGCGAACAAGCAGAAAAAATCGCGCAAAAATCGCTGGATATTGTGAAATTAGGCGATAAAAGCCGTTATTATCCAGGGGAATTGTCTGAAAACGAGAAACAATTGGCTGCAATGGCGAAAGCCATAGTCAGAAGACCTGAATATTTATTTGCAGATGACCCAACACGCAATTTAGAGAGTCGGGCGTTTCAGACGTTCATTAATATCTTTAAATTTATTGCCCATGAACAGAAAGGTACAGTTGTCATTGCCTCCCAAGATAGACGCCTGATTCAACATGCAGATAGCGTTATCACTTTAGCCAGTGGAAAAGCTACTAAGACTTATGAATCCACGCTGGAACGACGAGTTTTGGTGTCTTAA
- the dkgA gene encoding 2,5-didehydrogluconate reductase DkgA, with translation MGQQTIIKLADGNHMPQLGLGVWKASNEQVVKSIHTALESGYRSIDTAAIFHNEEGVGKALQETDIPREEIFITTKLWNDRHLDARAALQESLDKLQLDYVDLYLIQWPVPEQDHYVDAWRQLIELKETGLTRSIGVCNFHIEHLQKIIQETGVVPVINQIELHPLLQQRQLHSWNATHHITTESWSPLSRGGKGVFNSPLVERLALKYGKTPAQIVIRWHLECGMIAIPKSVTPARIKENFDVFDFRLEKEDLTAMAELDIGKRIGPNPDTYNQF, from the coding sequence ATGGGTCAGCAGACAATTATTAAACTCGCTGATGGAAATCACATGCCACAATTGGGGCTTGGCGTTTGGAAAGCAAGTAATGAACAGGTTGTTAAGTCTATCCATACCGCATTAGAATCCGGTTATCGCTCCATTGATACAGCAGCAATTTTTCATAACGAAGAAGGTGTGGGGAAAGCCTTGCAGGAAACTGATATCCCACGCGAAGAAATTTTCATCACTACCAAACTTTGGAATGATCGCCATCTGGATGCCCGTGCGGCATTACAAGAGAGTCTGGACAAGTTACAGTTAGATTATGTTGATCTCTATCTCATTCAATGGCCTGTTCCCGAACAGGATCATTATGTTGATGCATGGAGGCAACTGATTGAACTGAAAGAAACAGGTCTGACTCGCAGTATTGGAGTGTGTAATTTTCATATCGAGCATTTACAAAAAATAATACAGGAAACAGGTGTCGTTCCTGTCATCAACCAAATTGAATTGCATCCCTTGCTGCAACAGCGACAACTTCACTCATGGAATGCTACCCACCATATTACAACCGAATCCTGGAGTCCGTTATCACGGGGCGGAAAAGGCGTTTTTAATTCTCCACTGGTTGAACGTCTGGCACTTAAATATGGCAAGACTCCAGCGCAAATTGTCATTCGTTGGCATCTTGAATGCGGCATGATTGCCATTCCTAAATCTGTTACACCAGCCCGCATTAAAGAAAATTTTGATGTATTTGATTTCAGGCTGGAAAAAGAAGACTTAACAGCTATGGCTGAACTGGATATTGGGAAACGGATAGGTCCAAATCCCGATACTTATAATCAATTTTAG
- a CDS encoding DedA family protein, giving the protein METLSEIVHALWHHDFNQLANPDVIWVIYGVLFVTLVLENGLLPAAFLPGDTLLVLSGALIAKGVMSFIPTVVLLTIAASLGCWLGYLQGRWLGHTRIVKNWLAQLPLQYRQRANMLFSKHGLSALLIGRFLAFVRTLLPTFAGISGLNNKRFQFFNWLSGFLWVIIIVGFGYILNQIPFVKAHQDMVMNILMILPVILLISGLSASLLMYWRHKKGAAKKNK; this is encoded by the coding sequence ATGGAAACGTTAAGCGAGATTGTGCATGCACTCTGGCATCATGATTTTAACCAACTTGCCAATCCAGATGTCATCTGGGTTATTTATGGCGTCCTTTTTGTCACGCTAGTGTTGGAAAACGGACTACTGCCAGCCGCCTTTTTACCCGGTGATACTCTGTTGGTTCTTTCCGGTGCTTTAATTGCCAAAGGTGTCATGAGTTTCATTCCCACGGTAGTTCTGCTAACCATCGCGGCAAGTCTGGGCTGTTGGCTGGGTTATTTGCAGGGACGCTGGCTCGGCCATACCCGTATTGTCAAAAACTGGCTGGCTCAACTTCCCTTACAATATCGCCAACGTGCCAATATGTTATTCTCTAAACACGGTCTGTCTGCTCTGCTTATCGGACGCTTTTTAGCGTTTGTTCGCACTCTCCTGCCAACATTTGCCGGCATTTCTGGCCTAAATAATAAACGCTTTCAATTTTTTAACTGGTTAAGTGGCTTCTTATGGGTCATTATTATCGTGGGTTTTGGCTATATCCTGAACCAAATCCCTTTCGTTAAAGCACATCAAGATATGGTCATGAACATTTTGATGATTTTGCCTGTCATTTTGTTGATCAGTGGCTTGTCAGCTTCTTTGCTGATGTATTGGCGTCATAAGAAAGGAGCCGCAAAGAAAAACAAATAA
- the metC gene encoding cystathionine beta-lyase produces MTEKKLETLLVSAGRQKRYTQGAVNPLIQRTSSVIFDTVEDLKQALKNRDKGELFYGRRGTLTHFSFQTAMSELEGGAGCALYPSGTAAITHSILAFVATGDHVLMTGTAYEPTQEFCHHVLKKMGISTDYFDPMIGENIASLIQPNTKVIFLESPGSLTMEVQDIPAIVRAIRQVNSEIVIIIDNTWAAGVLFKALEFGIDISIQSATKYIIGHSDGMLGTAVANARCWDQLREGSYLLGQIADPDTVYMANRGLRTLAVRLKQHEENSIKIAKWLAQRPEVAEVYHPALPSCPGHQFFQRDFTGSCGLFSFLLNIQLTPQQLADYLDNLSHFKMAFSWGGFESLILGIQPEMLQRLRQYPSPQKTGTLFRLHIGLENRQDLIDDLEAGFARLAIR; encoded by the coding sequence ATGACAGAAAAAAAACTAGAAACTTTATTGGTCAGTGCCGGAAGACAGAAACGATATACGCAAGGTGCCGTTAATCCATTGATTCAACGCACTTCATCTGTCATTTTTGATACCGTTGAAGACTTAAAGCAAGCCTTGAAAAACCGTGATAAGGGTGAGTTATTTTATGGGCGCCGTGGCACACTGACGCATTTTTCCTTCCAGACAGCGATGTCTGAGCTGGAAGGCGGTGCCGGTTGTGCACTATATCCTTCCGGAACGGCAGCTATTACCCATTCAATTCTGGCATTTGTGGCAACCGGTGATCATGTCTTAATGACAGGTACTGCCTATGAACCTACACAAGAATTTTGCCATCATGTTTTGAAAAAAATGGGAATTTCCACCGATTATTTTGATCCTATGATCGGAGAAAACATTGCTTCACTGATTCAACCTAATACCAAAGTTATCTTTCTTGAGTCACCTGGCTCTTTGACGATGGAGGTGCAAGATATTCCTGCCATCGTGCGGGCTATTCGACAAGTCAATTCTGAGATTGTCATTATTATCGATAATACATGGGCGGCTGGCGTACTGTTTAAGGCTCTGGAGTTTGGTATCGATATTTCTATCCAATCAGCCACCAAATATATTATTGGCCATTCAGACGGAATGCTGGGTACAGCGGTTGCCAATGCACGATGTTGGGATCAGCTTAGGGAAGGATCTTACCTGCTGGGGCAAATTGCCGATCCCGATACGGTATACATGGCAAACCGAGGGCTGCGCACGTTAGCGGTTCGTTTAAAACAACACGAAGAAAACAGCATCAAAATTGCCAAATGGCTTGCGCAGCGGCCGGAAGTTGCCGAAGTTTATCACCCTGCCCTGCCTTCTTGCCCAGGGCATCAGTTCTTTCAGCGCGATTTCACTGGTTCCTGCGGACTATTTTCTTTTCTCCTGAATATCCAGCTTACACCTCAACAACTTGCAGATTATCTCGATAATCTGAGTCATTTTAAGATGGCCTTTTCATGGGGAGGTTTTGAGTCATTGATTTTGGGAATTCAACCAGAAATGCTGCAACGACTGCGTCAATACCCTTCGCCGCAAAAAACGGGCACCTTATTCCGTCTCCATATTGGACTGGAAAATCGACAAGACTTGATTGATGATCTGGAAGCCGGTTTTGCACGTTTGGCAATTCGTTAA
- a CDS encoding type II toxin-antitoxin system YafQ family toxin, whose translation MKQREIEYSSQFQRDLKLAQKRHKDMNKLKDLMKLLINNELPLPTIYKDHPLQGNYKGYRDAHIEPDWILIYKLTDSLIRFERTGTHSDLF comes from the coding sequence ATGAAGCAGCGGGAAATTGAATATTCAAGTCAATTCCAACGAGATTTGAAGCTGGCTCAAAAGCGCCATAAGGATATGAACAAGTTAAAAGATTTAATGAAACTCTTAATTAACAATGAGCTACCTTTGCCAACTATATACAAAGATCATCCTTTGCAAGGGAATTACAAAGGTTACAGGGATGCTCATATAGAGCCTGATTGGATTCTTATTTACAAACTTACTGATAGCCTGATTAGATTTGAAAGAACAGGAACGCACTCCGATCTATTTTAA
- the exbD gene encoding TonB system transport protein ExbD yields MAIRLNEDLDDSGELHEINVTPFIDVMLVLLIIFMVAAPLATVDIKVDLPASTAKPQPRPEKPVFLTVKADKQLYVGEQAVDRDNLSLVLDKTTQSNKDTTIFFQADKTVDYETLMSVMDSLRKAGYLKVGLVGMESVSAQ; encoded by the coding sequence ATGGCAATACGTCTTAATGAAGATTTAGACGATAGCGGCGAACTGCATGAAATTAACGTTACGCCGTTTATTGACGTGATGTTAGTGCTGCTGATTATTTTCATGGTGGCAGCGCCATTGGCAACGGTAGATATTAAAGTTGATTTACCAGCATCAACCGCTAAACCGCAACCACGACCAGAAAAACCGGTATTTTTGACGGTGAAAGCAGATAAGCAGTTGTATGTGGGAGAGCAGGCGGTTGATCGTGATAATTTGTCTTTGGTATTGGATAAAACCACACAATCCAATAAAGATACGACAATTTTCTTCCAAGCCGATAAAACAGTGGATTATGAAACTCTGATGAGCGTCATGGATTCTCTGCGCAAGGCGGGTTATCTCAAAGTGGGATTAGTGGGGATGGAATCAGTTTCCGCACAATAA
- the radA gene encoding DNA repair protein RadA — MAKAAKRAFVCNECGADYPRWQGQCTACHAWNTITEVRLASTSSPRNERLSGYAGNAGISKVQKLSDISLEELPRFSTGFKEFDRVLGGGVVPGSAILIGGNPGAGKSTLLLQTMCLLSTQMKTLYVTGEESLQQVAMRAHRLGLPTDQLNMLSETSIEQICLVAEQEQPKLMVIDSIQVMHIADIQSSPGSVAQVRETAAYLTRFAKTRGVAIIMVGHVTKDGTLAGPKVLEHCIDCSVMLDGETDSRFRTLRSHKNRFGAVNELGVFAMTEQGLREVSNPSAIFLSRGDEITSGSSVMIVWEGTRPLLVEIQALVDHSMMSNPRRVAVGLEQNRLAILLAVLHRHGGLQMSDQDVFVNVVGGVKVTETSADLALLLSLVSSFRDRPLPRDLVVFGEVGLAGEIRPVPSGQERISEAAKHGFKRAIVPHANMPKKSLPEMKVFGVKKLADALSVLDELD, encoded by the coding sequence GTGGCAAAAGCAGCAAAACGGGCATTTGTCTGTAACGAGTGTGGTGCGGATTATCCCCGTTGGCAGGGGCAATGTACCGCATGTCACGCATGGAATACCATTACGGAAGTACGTTTAGCCTCAACTTCATCACCCCGTAATGAACGCCTTAGTGGCTATGCCGGAAACGCAGGGATCAGTAAAGTACAGAAACTCTCTGATATCAGTTTGGAAGAATTGCCTCGTTTTTCAACTGGCTTTAAAGAGTTTGACCGTGTTCTCGGTGGTGGTGTAGTTCCCGGCAGTGCCATTTTGATTGGCGGTAACCCAGGGGCAGGGAAAAGTACCCTGCTCTTACAAACTATGTGCCTATTATCAACCCAGATGAAAACCCTGTATGTAACAGGGGAAGAGTCATTGCAACAAGTGGCGATGCGAGCACATCGGCTGGGTTTGCCGACAGATCAACTGAATATGCTGTCAGAAACCAGTATCGAGCAGATTTGTCTGGTCGCAGAGCAAGAACAACCCAAACTCATGGTGATTGATTCAATTCAGGTCATGCACATAGCAGATATTCAATCATCACCAGGCAGTGTTGCTCAAGTCAGGGAAACCGCAGCCTACCTGACACGGTTCGCTAAAACACGTGGCGTTGCCATTATCATGGTCGGGCATGTAACAAAAGATGGCACTTTGGCGGGTCCCAAGGTTCTCGAGCACTGTATAGACTGTTCCGTCATGTTGGATGGTGAAACTGATTCCCGTTTCCGTACCCTGCGTAGCCATAAAAACCGTTTCGGGGCTGTTAATGAACTAGGCGTTTTTGCAATGACCGAACAGGGGTTACGGGAAGTCAGTAACCCTTCTGCCATTTTCCTGAGTCGTGGTGATGAAATTACCTCAGGTAGCTCGGTCATGATTGTATGGGAAGGTACTCGCCCTTTGCTTGTTGAAATTCAGGCATTGGTCGATCACTCCATGATGTCAAACCCACGCCGCGTAGCAGTAGGGCTTGAACAAAACAGGCTGGCGATTTTACTTGCCGTCCTGCATCGGCATGGTGGTTTACAAATGTCTGATCAAGATGTTTTTGTGAACGTCGTAGGTGGGGTAAAAGTAACAGAAACAAGTGCTGATCTGGCGTTATTACTCTCTTTGGTTTCCAGCTTCCGCGATCGGCCTTTGCCTCGTGATCTGGTGGTATTTGGAGAAGTAGGGTTGGCAGGAGAAATTCGTCCCGTTCCCAGTGGACAAGAACGTATTTCAGAAGCCGCTAAACACGGTTTTAAACGAGCCATTGTTCCCCACGCTAACATGCCCAAAAAATCACTGCCTGAAATGAAAGTATTTGGCGTCAAAAAACTGGCGGATGCGTTATCTGTTCTGGATGAGCTGGATTAA
- a CDS encoding type II toxin-antitoxin system RelB/DinJ family antitoxin, which produces MAANAFVRARIDETLKNEAAEVLASMGLTVSDLIRITLTKVAKEKALPFDMRIPNALTAKTIADSENGINIHKAKDVDELFDKLGI; this is translated from the coding sequence ATGGCTGCAAATGCATTTGTTCGTGCTCGTATAGATGAAACACTAAAAAATGAAGCTGCTGAAGTGCTGGCTAGCATGGGTTTAACTGTATCTGACTTAATTAGAATTACTTTGACCAAGGTAGCAAAAGAAAAGGCGTTACCGTTCGATATGCGTATTCCTAATGCACTGACTGCAAAAACCATTGCTGATAGTGAAAACGGTATAAATATCCATAAAGCGAAAGATGTTGACGAGCTATTTGACAAATTGGGTATTTAA
- a CDS encoding YtjB family periplasmic protein, whose amino-acid sequence MIKPKLKIRLHKTAIILICIALLVLLMQGVSYFSRSQQQAHMDQFEDLAKTLAKQVAFSLSDYMENGSKDLNNKKIVANLDYLTSNSRILDASVYLENGTQIARSGEPISVRERLSLEGKKSNSYFNQQIVMPIPGKNHPKGFLRLTLDTHRLATEAKQVDNTTNLLRIMLLLSLAIGFILAHNLLKLYPSRWQQSPYLLTANTKLSDEAENEEQGDEPQR is encoded by the coding sequence ATGATAAAACCGAAGCTAAAAATTAGACTGCACAAGACGGCGATTATATTAATATGTATAGCACTGCTGGTGCTGCTGATGCAGGGCGTTTCCTATTTCAGCCGTTCTCAACAACAGGCGCATATGGATCAATTTGAAGATCTAGCGAAAACATTGGCAAAGCAGGTCGCATTCAGCTTGTCTGATTATATGGAGAATGGTAGCAAAGATCTTAATAATAAAAAGATTGTAGCTAACTTAGATTACTTGACCAGCAATAGCCGCATTTTAGATGCTAGTGTCTATCTGGAGAATGGCACACAGATAGCACGCAGTGGTGAACCGATTTCTGTTCGTGAACGATTATCGTTAGAAGGCAAAAAATCCAATAGTTATTTCAACCAACAAATTGTTATGCCGATACCAGGGAAAAATCATCCAAAAGGTTTTCTTCGCCTGACATTGGATACACACCGACTGGCAACTGAGGCCAAACAGGTCGATAACACAACTAACTTACTTAGAATAATGCTCCTGTTATCTTTAGCGATTGGGTTTATTCTGGCTCATAACTTGCTGAAATTATATCCTAGTCGCTGGCAACAATCCCCTTATCTGCTGACTGCTAATACGAAACTTTCTGATGAAGCAGAAAATGAAGAGCAAGGTGATGAACCCCAACGGTAA